A section of the Thauera chlorobenzoica genome encodes:
- a CDS encoding universal stress protein, whose translation MYRHILVPLDGSELAGALLAQAVEFARALGARITFFTMVEDYGATQEGALMRTLSPERFETEMKRQASAILSKATEAAQAAGLTCDAVVRVGSEAYVQIIEVARDKGCDLIYMASHGRRGLKALMLGSQTQKVLTHSPLPVFVAKAAPLRGNDMTA comes from the coding sequence ATGTACCGTCACATCCTCGTGCCGCTCGATGGCTCGGAGCTGGCCGGCGCCCTGCTCGCCCAGGCCGTCGAATTCGCCCGCGCCCTCGGCGCCCGCATCACCTTCTTCACGATGGTCGAAGACTACGGCGCCACCCAGGAAGGGGCGCTGATGCGCACGCTGTCTCCCGAAAGGTTCGAAACCGAGATGAAGCGCCAGGCCTCGGCCATCCTGTCCAAAGCCACGGAGGCCGCTCAGGCGGCCGGACTGACCTGTGACGCGGTCGTGCGCGTCGGCTCGGAAGCGTACGTGCAGATCATCGAGGTCGCCCGGGACAAGGGCTGCGACCTGATCTACATGGCGTCCCACGGCCGTCGCGGACTCAAGGCGCTGATGCTCGGATCGCAGACCCAGAAAGTGCTCACCCATTCGCCGCTGCCGGTCTTTGTCGCAAAGGCTGCGCCTCTCCGAGGAAACGACATGACGGCGTGA
- a CDS encoding sigma-54-dependent Fis family transcriptional regulator yields MIKSKGRAATGEEGSEFSASQLGDYASSRADARPSLSDISACLSFSPDDGYIWLNDQRMILMHGNAFGALRRELIDSLGMEKARGLFTRLGYIAGARDARMEQARWPDADLSALYKARLHSFEGMVKVEPVRFNFDQKNGQFDGEYLWHHSIEADEHIAAYGLGTAATCWMLTGYAMGHGSTLLGHLVIAREVSCRSMGDSVCRLIAKSAELWDDITEDMRRLNAEDFVGSPTGSRASSVVVPVTGLKDSAGMLAQNAPYHAAMVGASAAFNAACHQLRRVAGTDATVLFTGESGVGKEVFANMLHRISTRAENPFVAVNCAAIPDTLIESELFGVERGAYTGAVASRPGRFERADGGTLFLDEIGTLSPIAQGKLLRALQEGEIERVGGSRSTRVDVRVVAATNVDLRQAVQDGNFREDLFYRLNVFPIRLPPLRARKDDIPLLMNHFLNYYCDKYHRKVVGFTPAVIRAFLSYEFPGNIRELQNLVERGVISAEDDGVIDLPNLFTSGETLPPDVLSIAMGAGKGVLRNAQSETGEVPDTSPDLLQMLLQTQGDGKSISLEEIERTLVENAVSVSNGNYSAAARLLGITRSQLAYRCEKYKLAGGEG; encoded by the coding sequence GTGATCAAAAGCAAAGGCAGGGCTGCGACCGGAGAAGAAGGCTCGGAATTCTCGGCATCGCAGCTCGGAGACTATGCCAGCTCGCGCGCTGACGCCCGGCCATCGTTATCGGACATTTCGGCATGTCTGTCGTTTTCGCCTGATGACGGATATATCTGGCTCAATGATCAGCGCATGATCTTGATGCATGGCAATGCATTCGGAGCACTGCGGCGCGAGCTGATCGACAGTCTGGGAATGGAAAAGGCAAGAGGTTTATTCACCCGCCTGGGCTATATCGCGGGAGCGCGCGATGCCCGCATGGAGCAGGCCCGCTGGCCCGATGCCGATTTGTCCGCACTGTACAAGGCCCGCCTGCATTCCTTTGAGGGCATGGTCAAGGTCGAGCCGGTGAGATTCAACTTCGACCAGAAGAACGGCCAGTTCGACGGTGAGTACTTATGGCATCACTCGATCGAGGCGGACGAGCACATCGCCGCCTATGGCCTGGGGACTGCAGCGACCTGCTGGATGCTGACCGGTTATGCGATGGGGCACGGGAGCACCCTGCTCGGACACCTCGTGATTGCGCGTGAAGTCAGTTGCCGGTCGATGGGGGATTCCGTGTGCCGCCTGATCGCAAAATCGGCTGAGCTGTGGGACGACATCACCGAGGACATGCGGCGTCTCAATGCCGAAGACTTTGTCGGCTCTCCGACGGGCAGTCGTGCCTCTTCCGTGGTGGTGCCGGTGACCGGGCTGAAAGACAGCGCGGGAATGCTTGCGCAGAATGCACCCTATCACGCCGCAATGGTTGGTGCGTCGGCCGCTTTCAATGCAGCCTGCCATCAGCTCCGGCGCGTCGCCGGTACTGATGCCACTGTCCTGTTTACGGGGGAGTCCGGGGTCGGTAAGGAAGTGTTCGCCAACATGCTCCACCGCATCAGCACGCGGGCTGAAAACCCCTTCGTCGCCGTCAACTGTGCCGCGATACCGGACACGCTGATCGAGTCCGAACTGTTCGGTGTCGAGCGTGGTGCCTATACCGGAGCGGTTGCGTCGCGTCCCGGCCGATTCGAGCGGGCCGATGGCGGAACCTTGTTCCTGGATGAAATCGGGACATTGAGTCCGATCGCGCAGGGAAAGCTGCTACGAGCGCTGCAGGAAGGGGAAATCGAACGAGTCGGAGGCAGCCGGAGCACCCGGGTCGACGTGAGAGTGGTTGCTGCGACCAATGTCGATTTGCGGCAGGCGGTGCAGGATGGAAATTTTCGCGAGGATCTGTTCTACCGATTGAACGTGTTCCCCATTCGACTCCCTCCGCTTCGCGCTCGCAAGGACGATATTCCGCTGTTGATGAATCATTTCCTGAACTATTACTGCGACAAGTACCATCGAAAAGTGGTGGGTTTCACGCCCGCAGTCATCAGAGCCTTCCTCTCGTACGAATTCCCCGGAAACATAAGAGAACTGCAAAACCTGGTCGAGCGCGGCGTGATTTCTGCCGAGGATGACGGGGTGATCGACTTGCCAAACCTGTTCACCAGTGGTGAAACCCTGCCGCCGGATGTCCTGTCGATTGCGATGGGGGCGGGAAAGGGCGTGCTCAGGAATGCGCAGTCCGAAACCGGCGAAGTCCCTGATACGTCACCCGACCTGCTGCAGATGTTGCTGCAGACGCAAGGAGACGGAAAAAGCATTTCCCTGGAAGAAATAGAACGGACCCTGGTTGAGAACGCAGTATCCGTTTCAAATGGGAATTACTCCGCTGCGGCACGACTGCTTGGCATTACCCGGTCGCAACTGGCGTATCGATGCGAAAAATACAAGCTCGCTGGCGGCGAAGGCTGA
- a CDS encoding WD40/YVTN/BNR-like repeat-containing protein, whose protein sequence is MVLNIALRPLLAATLLSLICPLAAAATAAPAAAAPATTGQPVPDLLELPARADVRATSTVQLAVTRAGERLVSVGARGTVLLSDDGGASWRQARAVPASVALTDVCFVDDQRGWAVGHSGIVLHSRDGGETWVRQLDGRQGAQAALEEARALEAAGADGAERRLREAQAMVEDGPDKPLLGVHFADARRGWAVGAYGLALTTDDGGQSWQAFIARLPNPRGKHLYQVRADGARLLIAGEQGALFRSDDGGASFAEVRTPYPGTFFGVLALGPDTLLAYGLRGNVWRSGDGGANWAQIALDQEITLTSGLRLADGAVVLADESGRLLRSDDQGRSFRALEAKAPNAVTALVQIEGGALVLSGARGLNRVDAAQLVVTERK, encoded by the coding sequence ATGGTTCTGAACATTGCGCTGCGGCCCCTGCTGGCGGCCACCCTTTTGAGCTTGATCTGCCCGCTGGCGGCGGCGGCGACCGCTGCGCCGGCCGCGGCCGCGCCGGCGACGACCGGCCAGCCGGTGCCGGACCTGCTGGAGCTGCCGGCCCGTGCCGATGTGCGCGCCACCAGCACGGTCCAGCTGGCGGTGACCCGGGCGGGCGAGCGGCTGGTGTCGGTGGGCGCGCGCGGCACCGTGCTGCTGTCGGACGACGGCGGAGCGAGCTGGCGCCAGGCGCGCGCGGTGCCCGCGAGCGTGGCGCTCACCGACGTCTGCTTCGTCGATGACCAACGGGGCTGGGCGGTCGGCCACAGCGGCATCGTGCTGCATTCGCGCGATGGGGGCGAAACCTGGGTGCGCCAGCTCGACGGCCGCCAGGGCGCACAGGCGGCGCTCGAAGAAGCCCGCGCGCTCGAAGCGGCGGGCGCGGACGGGGCCGAGCGACGCCTGCGTGAGGCCCAGGCGATGGTCGAGGACGGCCCGGACAAGCCGCTGCTGGGCGTGCATTTTGCCGACGCACGCCGCGGCTGGGCAGTCGGCGCCTACGGCCTGGCGCTCACCACCGACGATGGCGGCCAGTCCTGGCAGGCCTTCATCGCGCGCCTGCCCAACCCGCGCGGCAAGCACCTTTATCAGGTGCGCGCCGACGGCGCCCGCCTGCTCATCGCCGGCGAGCAGGGCGCGCTGTTTCGCTCGGACGATGGCGGGGCATCGTTTGCCGAAGTGCGCACCCCCTACCCGGGCACCTTCTTCGGCGTCCTCGCGCTCGGGCCGGACACGCTCTTGGCCTACGGCCTGCGGGGCAACGTCTGGCGCAGCGGCGATGGGGGCGCGAACTGGGCGCAGATCGCCCTCGACCAGGAAATCACCCTCACCAGCGGCCTGCGCCTGGCCGACGGCGCCGTCGTGCTCGCCGACGAGAGCGGGCGCCTGCTGCGCAGCGACGATCAGGGGCGCAGCTTTCGCGCGCTCGAGGCCAAGGCCCCCAACGCGGTCACCGCCCTGGTGCAGATCGAGGGCGGCGCCCTGGTGCTGTCCGGCGCACGCGGCCTGAACCGCGTCGATGCCGCTCAACTCGTCGTTACGGAACGCAAATAA
- a CDS encoding IS630 family transposase, with the protein MKCKRLSDGRAFDHHTLQVMRQQAVKAVREGQTVQSVAAAFGVNERSVFRWLAEFANGGQNALLAKPIPGRPSKLNAEELSWIAKAVRDHNPQQFKFEFGLWTLSLIRHLIKRQFKKELSVSSVHRLMKILGFSAQKPLYQAWQQDPVLVRTWETETYPAIRAEAKRLGATIYFGDESGIRSDYHTGTTWAPQGQTPVVQATGRRFSLNMISAVGTQGEFRFMLHEGSVGAKVFVEFLKRLMVNAEKPVFLIVDGHPIHKAKMVKSYIESLGGKLKLFYLPPYSPHLNPDETVWAHVKRRVSRQLVESAEEMKRLALRALRSIQKLPELVKSFFRQPECRYILG; encoded by the coding sequence ATGAAATGCAAACGACTTTCCGACGGCCGGGCTTTCGATCATCACACCTTGCAGGTCATGCGGCAGCAGGCCGTCAAAGCCGTACGTGAGGGCCAGACGGTGCAAAGCGTCGCGGCGGCGTTTGGCGTGAATGAGCGCAGCGTTTTCCGGTGGCTCGCCGAGTTTGCCAATGGCGGACAGAACGCATTGCTCGCCAAGCCGATTCCGGGGCGCCCCAGCAAACTCAATGCCGAGGAGCTTTCGTGGATTGCGAAAGCGGTTCGTGACCATAACCCTCAGCAGTTCAAGTTCGAGTTCGGCTTGTGGACGCTGTCCCTGATCCGTCACCTGATCAAACGACAGTTCAAGAAAGAGCTGTCGGTCTCCTCGGTCCATCGTCTGATGAAGATCCTGGGCTTCAGTGCCCAGAAGCCGCTCTACCAAGCGTGGCAGCAAGATCCGGTGCTGGTGCGAACCTGGGAGACGGAGACCTACCCCGCGATTCGCGCCGAAGCCAAGCGGCTCGGTGCAACGATCTACTTCGGTGACGAGTCGGGCATCCGCTCGGACTACCACACTGGCACGACCTGGGCGCCGCAGGGACAGACACCGGTGGTGCAGGCGACGGGCCGGCGCTTCTCGCTGAACATGATTTCGGCCGTCGGCACGCAGGGCGAATTTCGGTTCATGCTACATGAAGGATCGGTCGGTGCGAAAGTGTTCGTCGAGTTCCTCAAGCGCTTGATGGTCAACGCCGAGAAGCCGGTCTTTCTGATTGTTGACGGTCATCCGATCCACAAGGCGAAGATGGTCAAGAGCTACATCGAGAGCTTGGGCGGCAAGCTCAAGTTGTTCTACCTGCCGCCGTACTCTCCGCATCTGAATCCGGATGAAACGGTTTGGGCTCATGTGAAGCGGAGGGTTTCGCGGCAGTTGGTAGAGAGTGCCGAGGAAATGAAACGGCTCGCGCTCCGTGCTTTGCGTAGCATCCAGAAGCTCCCCGAACTCGTGAAGTCATTTTTCAGGCAGCCAGAGTGCCGCTATATCCTGGGATGA
- a CDS encoding efflux RND transporter permease subunit, whose protein sequence is MAVAHSLPAEAVIANLADFDARSGSLAERVLFNNRLVIVLLCLLATLVLGYQALGLKLNAAFDKMIPTSHPYVVNFLDNRSQLAGMGNSLRIAVAVSEGDIFDAQYLDTVRKLSDELFLLPGVDRPYMKSLWAPAVRWTGVTEEGLDGGPVIPDDYDGSPESIEQVRVNVERSGEIGQLVAANYQSSILLVPLQDRIAETGERIDYHALSQRIEALRAKYESDTIRIHVTGFAKVVGDLIEGLLQVMVFFAMAIVICTAVLYWYTRCLRSTLLVVSCSVVAVVWLLGLLPTLGYELDPYSVLVPFLVFAIGMSHGAQKMNGIMQDIGRGTHKLVAARYTFRRLFLAGMTALLANAVGFAVLMVIDIQVIQDLAITASIGVAVLIFTNLVLLPILLSYTGVSPMAAQRSLKAELMEASGTHDKHPFWAFLDLFTQRKWASIAVLAGLAMGAVGLAVSFQLKIGDIDPGAPELRPDSRYNRDNAFMTANYAASSDVYIVMVRTPQYACGQYDTLMAVDALERELQQLPGVETTSSLAGLAKVANAGMNEGSLKWFEIPRSQDMLNAIITRAPREMFNQNCDLLTVYAYLKDHKADTLKSVVEVVEAFAARHGTEEVRFLNAAGNAGIEAATNIVVRKANVQMLFLVYAAVIVLAFIAFRSWRAVVCAVVPLTITSMLCEALMVWLDIGVKVATLPVIALGVGVGVDYALYVMTVTLARLKEGMSLSDAYYKALTFTGKVVVLTGITLGIAVATWAFSPIKFQADMGILLAFMFIWNMLGALILLPALGHFLLRPKQVARG, encoded by the coding sequence ATGGCTGTCGCACATTCCCTTCCGGCCGAAGCGGTGATCGCCAACCTGGCCGACTTCGATGCGCGTTCGGGCTCGCTGGCCGAGCGCGTGCTGTTCAACAACCGCCTGGTGATCGTCCTGCTGTGCCTGCTGGCCACGCTGGTGCTCGGCTATCAGGCGCTCGGACTGAAGTTGAACGCCGCGTTCGACAAGATGATCCCGACCAGCCACCCGTACGTCGTCAATTTCCTCGACAACCGCAGCCAGCTCGCGGGCATGGGCAACAGCCTGCGCATCGCCGTGGCGGTGAGCGAAGGGGACATCTTCGACGCACAGTACCTCGACACCGTGCGCAAGCTCAGCGACGAGCTGTTCCTGCTGCCCGGCGTCGATCGCCCCTACATGAAATCCCTGTGGGCACCCGCGGTGCGCTGGACCGGAGTCACCGAGGAAGGGCTCGACGGCGGCCCGGTGATCCCGGACGACTACGACGGCTCGCCCGAATCGATCGAGCAGGTGCGGGTCAATGTCGAGCGCTCGGGCGAGATCGGCCAGCTCGTGGCGGCCAACTATCAGTCGAGCATCCTGCTCGTGCCGCTGCAGGACAGGATCGCCGAGACCGGCGAGCGCATCGACTACCACGCGCTCTCGCAGCGCATCGAGGCGCTGCGGGCGAAATACGAGTCGGACACGATCCGCATCCACGTCACCGGTTTCGCCAAGGTGGTGGGCGATCTGATCGAGGGCCTGCTGCAGGTGATGGTGTTCTTCGCCATGGCGATCGTGATCTGTACCGCGGTGCTGTACTGGTACACCCGCTGCCTGCGCAGCACGCTCCTGGTGGTGTCGTGCTCGGTGGTGGCCGTGGTGTGGCTGCTGGGCCTGTTGCCCACGCTGGGCTACGAGCTCGACCCCTACTCGGTGCTGGTGCCCTTTCTCGTCTTCGCCATCGGCATGAGCCACGGCGCGCAGAAGATGAACGGCATCATGCAGGACATCGGCCGCGGCACGCACAAGCTGGTGGCGGCGCGCTACACCTTCCGCCGCCTGTTCCTGGCCGGCATGACCGCGCTCTTGGCCAACGCGGTGGGCTTCGCGGTGCTGATGGTGATCGACATCCAGGTCATCCAGGATCTGGCGATCACTGCCAGCATCGGGGTGGCAGTGCTGATCTTCACCAACCTCGTGCTGCTGCCGATCCTGCTCTCCTACACCGGGGTGAGTCCGATGGCGGCCCAGCGCAGCCTGAAGGCCGAGCTCATGGAGGCCAGCGGGACGCATGACAAGCACCCGTTCTGGGCCTTCCTCGATCTCTTCACGCAGCGTAAGTGGGCCTCCATCGCGGTGCTGGCCGGGCTGGCGATGGGCGCGGTGGGGCTCGCGGTGAGCTTTCAGCTCAAGATCGGCGACATCGACCCGGGCGCGCCCGAGCTGCGCCCGGACTCGCGCTACAACCGCGACAACGCCTTCATGACCGCCAACTACGCCGCGAGCAGCGACGTGTACATCGTCATGGTGCGCACGCCCCAGTACGCCTGCGGCCAGTACGACACGCTGATGGCGGTCGATGCGCTCGAGCGCGAGCTGCAGCAGCTGCCCGGGGTGGAGACGACCAGCTCGCTGGCCGGGCTGGCCAAAGTGGCCAACGCGGGCATGAACGAGGGCAGCCTGAAGTGGTTCGAGATCCCGCGCTCGCAGGACATGTTGAACGCGATCATCACCCGCGCCCCGCGCGAGATGTTCAACCAGAACTGCGATCTGCTCACCGTCTATGCCTACCTGAAGGATCACAAGGCCGACACGCTCAAAAGCGTGGTCGAGGTGGTCGAAGCCTTCGCCGCGCGCCACGGCACCGAGGAGGTGCGCTTTCTGAACGCGGCGGGCAACGCCGGCATCGAGGCCGCGACCAACATCGTGGTGAGGAAGGCCAACGTGCAGATGCTGTTCCTGGTCTATGCGGCGGTGATCGTGCTCGCGTTCATCGCCTTCCGCTCGTGGCGGGCGGTGGTGTGTGCGGTGGTGCCGCTGACGATCACCTCGATGCTGTGCGAAGCGCTGATGGTGTGGCTCGACATCGGCGTCAAGGTCGCCACCTTGCCGGTGATCGCGCTCGGGGTCGGGGTCGGCGTCGATTACGCGCTCTACGTGATGACGGTCACCCTGGCCCGGCTCAAGGAAGGCATGAGCCTGTCGGACGCCTATTACAAGGCGCTCACCTTCACCGGCAAGGTGGTGGTGCTCACCGGCATCACACTCGGCATCGCCGTCGCGACGTGGGCGTTCTCGCCGATCAAGTTCCAGGCCGACATGGGCATCCTGCTCGCGTTCATGTTCATCTGGAACATGCTCGGCGCGCTGATCCTGCTGCCCGCGCTGGGGCATTTCCTGCTGCGGCCAAAACAGGTCGCGCGGGGCTGA